TGCATGGGGAGATCGAGGAACAGCACTAGCTGCAACTAGATAGCCCCCGCAAGCACACCGCAAACACGAGAACCGCAACGGTAAAATATTgactgctgtttttttttaattttttgcaccaaaacaaaaagaaagacacacaaaaaaaacgtaattCGAAAGTGCATGGATCACGTAAAATGCAGCTGCAGCGTAGTGTACAACGACCCAAACGCGATCGAGGCGACCGGTTTGGATGGTTTTGAACTGTGGCTGGCGGTGGCGGTTGTTGGTAATATTCCGCTATCCCCCGTGGTAGTGGCACGAGCATGGGGCGTAAAAGATTTATATTCCGGGTGTTGGATATTTTTGGGAGCCCCGTACACACCACCGTGGGCAAAGagtaataattgaattttatttataaccGATGTGCGACGCGATGCGTGAGGTGCATCATCTGCTTGTGTCCTGTTGGTGTGTTTCCGTTGGTGCATCCCCGGGTGCACCGTAAGCAACGGCACCACCAGCCGGCAGTATTGCAATCCGTTGCGAATCGGTATGGGAGAAATCTATCTGTTTTACATGTGTCCCAGAAAGCTTGGAGCAGCAAGAACTACGCACGCTGTACAGGACACGAGAAAACAAGTCACTCATAATTAATGCCTAAAGGTCAGTTGCTTGCTTGAGTTTCGCTGAACGGTCATGTAGTAGCCGTACGGTTGTACAGATCTTGAATTACCGAAAGACACGGAGTTAACCACAACTGTACGGTATCGTAGTACATTTTCCCACATGGCTAGTATTGCGACACGGAATTGGATAAAGCATACATGAATTAATGAACCATCAGAGGTACCAATCTAATCGATTTTGAACCAAACCTATAGACACTACAGCTGTTCAAAGCCTAAGGAGTGTCTAGAAACGCTTGCACAGCAAGTCTTGCGCACTCAAGCATTATCTTATCTTTGCGTTTAATTGCAATAATCACACCACATTGGGGAGTCTAATTGGCTCCAAAATTGTGTAACCTAACCCTCTATAGTTCGCAAGAAGCTTTTTTTACAACCCTCGCACCCAAACACCAACAATTGTATACGTAAGTATGTTTGTTTAGTTGaccatattaaaaaaaaaacctatgtgtagtgttttggggttttttttttaaatctgtgTGCTGGTATCACGTTTATCGTTTTTGCCCGGAAATTACACACTCATCAATATAAATAACCCGTAAATACATATGGTTTTTGGGCTTGTACGCGCACGGAAGGTGGTAGAAGGTGGACATGATGACTAATGCCACCTGCCGGTAATTTTGGGGTGACATTCCCTGACACGAGTagcgtgaagaaaaaaagcagcagTGTGGCGTCATAAAGAAAATGGTCGAAACCTTCGTCACCATTCCCAAAAACCACGACTCAGCGCGCTGTGGggaattttgttgtgcaaattcGTAACGAAAATGAAGATTAATCTCCTATAACCGGATCGTACCGATATTGCCCGCTCGTTCGCCTTGAACGGTGGCAAACGTTCGATCGGTGAAATATACCCGGtttgtcgtgtgtgtgtgtgtcaacgTTACCGTGGTATACGCGAAACTGGTACCAGATAATCAAACCGTTCTTATTTTAAGCCCCCGGTAAACAACACGACGGAACAGCTCCCGATACATGACCAACGGTCGGCGGATTTGTCCTACTGTGTGACACCCGCAAAATACCGTTCCGATGCAAAACCATCGATAAACCTGTTGCCGCGTACGGATTTGACGCGCGAACGCTTCTTTGACAGCAACACACACTAAAAGCCATTGcgcgaagcaacaaaacatcgAGAAGCCGTACGCTATCGATCGCTATTTTTGGTCACCCCGCGGTGGACTGAATgcgaaacacaaaacccgTGAACAACGAACGTTGTTAGTTCGAACGCGTGGTTTCAGTTGCAAAAATACATAACACGAGAGCCTTGAGATCGGACAACCCCCTTCAGAAGATTCGTGAAAGAAAGCCAGTTTGCGTTGGCATATTCTACCAACTGCTGGTCGCACTTACCCAGAGTAGAGATCCAAGGGACAGTATTTACTAATTTTGGCTATCGATTTCTTTTGGAGCTGCAAGTAAACaaaagagcgagaaaaaaacgtTAGAATGTTTGACCATGTGTCCGGGACAGTCCGCCCATCGCTCGTTCATTTACCTTTAAATATTGATGCAAACAATAACGGCACTTCCGAAGGTCCCCACCGTTGGTCAACTCCGGAAGGGGAATATTATCACAGAATTCGTACGCCAGCCAGCCTTGTTTCGGTTTGATTTCGACGCAGTACGTCTGGTAGTGGGTTGGTGGATTGGAAGAGATTTTAGGGTCCTGCGGAGTCAACAAATAAGgcgttaatttaaaataagctATTTCGATTGTCGCTGGTGTACAAATCTGACTTCATCTATctatttaatttgcatttacGCTTGCAATATtgatattatatttaacttttttccaTGAATGCTTAGACAAGATTACAATCTAATTCTTGTTCAAATACCAATCAAACAGCTAGACTTGACCTTCACGATTCACCTGTGCGACCTACCAAAAAGAATTCGTGGTAACCACATTAAACATCTAGAATGTTTAACGAAAACGTTTCAAGTATGGGGCTATAAACGCACGTTCGAAGAAGACAATATCCTACGAGCAATTGAGTTATTTACGTCGTTGGCCGAAACAAAAAGGACCCTGGAGCTTTTGCTACGAGCAATTCATATCAAGCAGTCTGGTAAATCGAGTGAATTATCACCCATTCATGGACCTTTTGCCGGGTGGAGCGAAGTCGCATTCCAGGGAATGCTGAGAAATTCTTCCTCATTAACCGGAGAAATCGAATCAGCAGAATTGTACGCACCTGACTGATGTCCCGCGCTCGCGCTGGATACAGCCACTTCGGCAGGAATGCCACGTCCGGGTAGAGTATACCATCAAGCTCTCGTATTTCCTTGCCGAGCCGCATGGCTAAAACCGAAAGTAAGTTGGTAAAGAATTAGTTAGGTGTGCCGTGCATGATAAAGGTGATTTATGTTATGCTACTTCTACGGCTTCTTCGGCCATCTTACCGGGACGCAAATATCGCAACCGTTCATTAAACACCTGCAGGTTGCAGGTATTCAGATGGGCCAGCTTAGGTGCTGGCACGTAGCACTCAGAAAACTGATTCGCGATGACCTTCGAATATATGACGAACCGTCGCAGATCTACGTTAGAGTCGTCTGTATTGAGAAGGAAAAGATACTTTAGCCGGTACGtatagcaacaaaaaccaaatgaCTAATTACCTTTGCCCTGACGCGTTTCGACATTAGATTTGCGCATCCGCAGCACATGCTTGTTGTCCGACAACGAGAGCACAATGTTCGCGTTACCTTCCGCCCGATAAACCAACCGATTCTCGTCGATTCGCTCCAGTATGTCCGGCACATAGCGGATGGTACGTGTTTCCTGCTCGTCATCCGACGAACCGGACGTGGTGTTCCGCAGGTCGTCAAGTTTTTCTGCCCGCCACGCAACATGATCCGGTGCCCTGTGGGCTTCATTTGATCGCTCATCGTCCtcgtcctcatcgtcatcatcatcgtactGTTCGTCGATCGGTTCGACTTTGCTGCAGCTCCGTAGATACTTGTCGTCGGACCGCTTCAACATACTATCGTAACAATAGCTGCTATGGCTAGCATTTATTTTACCCATGGTTTGTTGCGAGAGGGCACAGACAGAGAGCCAGGAAGAGATGATCTATGCTGCTGACAACACACTACTAGGTTCTTCTTATCCACTGCTGAACTAGGATACTCCTAGGTCCAACTCCTAGGTATTGTTAGCCAGTTGTATATGTTCCAGTGCGCCAGCTAATGTTCGCGTTGCTGTTTTCGCTCCCTTTCAGCAGACCTCCATCAGCTCAGGAAGTAATGATCGAACGTGGATTGTGCGGCTGTACCGACCGTTTCGAACGACGCACCGATGTCACTGACGAGATTCATGTTTTATTCACACCAATCGATGGAAATGCACGACCCCTAGTCGGCCGTTTTGTAGCGGGCTGCACACCCCAAGGGAGACAACTAGCTGCTGTCGCGCTATCTGTAAATGTGCTGGAAACGGAAACGTGTGGTAAGTTTACGCAGTATATCTACAGGTATGGGTGTCAGATAGGGTGGTGGTAATAACGCTGGACAAATATTCGGGATTCGAAAAGTTGGTTTGATGACAACAGCAAGATAAGGAAGTCCCATTTACCACACAGGAGAGGTATGGACAAACACAAGCACAAAATGTCCTCAAAAAAAGAGCTAACAAGAGCCACAAACATGGACACCCCTAATGGCGATTTTTCGTCTAGAGAACTTCCACTTCGACATCTGATTCCCGTACGACTGACAAACAGATAAACTTCCACACCTTAACCAAAACGAAGGAAGCACGTGGAAATAGAGCAAAGATTTCCTAACTGCTGCATATCGCGCAGTATGATGTACAAGTTGTAGATCATATGACTCAATGTGCGCATTGATTCACTAAAACCACATGCCATCGGGTAAGTACCCCCACGGCACTGACTAAAGGTGCGCTAAAGCGTACAAATGGACGCAACTACACCCTCCAAAACTGTACCAGTGTTCGTGTGTGGCGTGGGGAAGGTTTTATTAGCTGACTCGCTAAATCAACAATGgccacaaccacaacctatGGAGGTGGTATTGATCGAGTGTGTACGCACAGTATCACAGAGTATTGTCTTATCGGGCCCGAATGGTTATTCCATAAAGATCGCTCAAGGATGTAATTCATCGCGGTTTCATAAAGATCAGGTTATCGGATTTAACATACTTAGCCGCTATTTGAGCAAATGACAAGAGAGTGGAGTGTTGCCTATCTTATCTGATAGTGACTAGCGTCCTAGAcaatacaaatattttttcgATAATAGATGAATATTGATACATCATTTAGCTATTTCTAAATAAAATAGTATTTAATATTAGGTAATTAGTCGTATTTAATTTGCtagtttaaaacattttatccaATACTCGGTTAATCCTGTATTCTTCGGTTCTTGTGTTTGGATCTCTGGTTAGCACAGACTCATCTCTTAGAAGTCTTAACTTTTAAAGTTTCTCACCGCTCTCATCCATATAAATCCTCGTAAGGTATTTTCCCAACAAATGTAGTACTGCGAATATAGTACTTCTccaaaatacaaaacagaTACAGGAAGTAAAATGTACATTTCTACGTTATCTGGTACATTAAAAAACAGGTTTCCCCCCCATGACATGCCATCATCATTTTACCAACTAATGTTGGGCACGTTTCACCGAATTTcgacgttgtttgttttccaacaaacaatcgaaagTTATTTGTGAAAGCTAATGAAACTTAGTTTGTAAATACGACGCATCTATCACGATTAACTGCTGCTGGCTTGCTGTACAGTGTATGTACCGATTGCTATCGAAAACTAGCGAATAGCACGCGATGGCCACTTGCCTAAGTACTTGTTCCAGCACATCCGGCCGGCACGGCAGACGAATATTTCTAGTGCGAACATGTGGTACCCCATTCTGTGGCTTTCGGTTCTAATCAACATTGCAAATGTTGGTAACATTAAGAAATTATTGGTTCTTAAACCTTTAATTCTAGCTGAAGTACCTCTCTTATCTTGTATAATTACAGAGTGTTTTTGTAGTGGAGGTTAATAAGCTGTTCAAACCATGCTCCAACCCCAGCAAACCTGCCCCATTCCCGGTGGATTTCTCAAAGCTGCAGATATACCTCACGGAAGACGAAAAGCTTGTTATGAATGGAGAGCTGAAATTTAcccaaaacattaaacaaccGTGGGGTGTAAGTTACGCATGTGTGGCATACAGGAAAGAATATGGGACACTATTCACAGTACTTTTCTTTAAGGTATCGGTCTACACCTTCAAGCAGGATCACGGCGAATGGGTTCCGACACCGTACTCTAAGCATGTGTTAAATCTTTGCATGGCGATGCACGCCAGCACTGAAATGTGGTATCCGGTTACGAGACATATGAACCAAACAAGATGCCCTTATAAACAGGGGGTAAGTTTTGGGCAGCATCCTGCTAGTTTACAGTACAGTTGATGCATTCTTTCTTCTCCAATTTAGCACGTGGAAAAGTTCAATATGATTGATCTGGGGAACTTTGGGCTTGACGAAGTGCTGGCAGAGCTTGTTGGAGATTGGAGAATTTTCGTCGATTTTAGCTTGGGAGCTATTCCGCATAAGATGCAAATTTCCTGTCTAATGAATGAGGTTACCATACTGGAGCATTGATATTCTACACATTTGAAGATGTACGATAGAAGAACTAACGATGAGGTATAATTTATGCGAAAGAGCGAATAAATAGGCAAAGAACAATCTGGGCAAGAATAGCAATCTTAACCATGCCGTATCCTAAATGACGATTTTCAAGTACGGTCTGCCTTGATCCACTATGAAGCAAATTACTCGATGAATGGGAAAAGTAGAACAGCTCCATTCGCTAAAACCGCTGCAATGCCAAACCGACCGGATGAGTGTGCCCCAACGTATTCTAAATGGCGGACCCCCTGCTgtgcatgatgatgatggacgCGTTGTTgactaccaccaccatcatcatcatcatctcgcGTTGCCCCTTTTGTCTGTATTCAGGTCGTGTGGCACAATTAACGGTGTTTAACCACTAATCGTCCCCTGTgcgcgagagaaaaaaagaacgaccACCGTCAAAAGCATTATGGCCATTCCGTTGTAGCCTCCAAAAAAGTATGCTTACCATACTGCACTAGCTCGTTGGTGGAAATTTTTGCATCCGATTTAaagttgttgtattttttccccagTTTCTTTGTGGTTCTTCACTTCAAACCGTGATCATTAATGCGCGCAGAACCGGTGCGTGGTGGTGCCTAACATTGATTAATTGCTGCGGCAAGAAATTAGATTTCGACTGCTtcataattcaattacaaCCCTCGATAGCCCTCGACGCTGATCGATTACGATCGAAAGTACCGCAGATCGGCATTGGCCAGCGAACAGAACATGGTGGGTACAGTGCAGGCATTAATTGTATTCCGTGTGATTTATAGCAAGTGTTAGAATGAGTGTGAAATCACTTGATTCCAAATTTCTATgtgttattcttttatttcttcatctttCTGAACTTCATTCGTTTCTTGCATTACtggaatatttaataaattctgAATAGAAcacatatcattttttattcatattaAACTGATTCTTTACtttttgtgttaaaataagcttaatttgttgttttttgtcagATTGTTTTTACAACATATTCATCATATTTgatcctctttttttttaaacttccttcttctaaatattaaatattcattcatttagTATAAGTAAATATATGTGTTATTGTTTCTATATGTGTTATTTTAGGGTTTATTTAGCATTTagccaaaatcgatttatttttactgtagtatgcaaacatttttatatattttttagttTCACTTCTTTATTAGATGTTTTATTGTCGATTTATTGGGaagaaatgtataaaaaaaaaataaattcgtaTAATCTGATGACTAAACACACAATACTGAACATTACTGTACACCTAACAGCGTTAGCTGCTTAAATTTTAGACCTTCGAAAAACAACACCGGCGAACCATCACGAACCATTCCGTTCGCTCACAACACTTTTCCACACCGAGGCTGGAAGGTGCTACTAATTGCAAATTGAGATCAATAACGATCATTAAAGCTGTATCTCGGTCCCGAGTACCGGTGCATACAGTTTGCCTCTGATGCtctacaaatgaaaaaaaacgcacccagCTCTCACagcgtaagaaaaaaaatccatcacgGCACAACACGGCCAGTGCGCTGTTTTTCAAGTGGAGCAGCAAATAGAGGATGAAGGGGAGGAAAATCACAACGGAAAGCATAGAGCTTCCTATATGTCCGAATGCGGTTCTAGGATAACTCCAATGGCGCAGATGAGGAGGGGAAAATTTAGGAAAATTACCCAAGTAACTGCTAAATGAAAATGGCCCTCGAACAGTTCTGTTAATTTAACGTTGATTGGGCGTAGaatccgaaaacaaaaaaaatcaataaatgcaACATATGACTCTTAATTGAGGTTACATTGGACCATTCGATAGAATCGTGTTACATGAGAGTGGGATGATTACACAGGTAGGCTATAATATTAGACTGTAATTACGAACTATTGATCGTTTCCGAACGGTATCGTGCAGTACGGTAACAGTAACGTTCAACCAGGAAAACTCCAGAATAGAGCAGTTTCAGGATTTCAGGAGCACCTACACAACCCTGAATCGATAAACGTCCTGCAACAATCTTCTCACAACCCTGTTGGTTAATGGCATCCGATCCATACGCTACTAGCCCGTGCACCGGTGGTCATTGACGTCATCAGTAAGACAATTAGAATCATGTATAGCGTCGCTATACAATAGAATCGAACCTTCGGCCGCATGTACACCAACGCACCAACACGCAACGCAAAGCTGTGCACCTTCACAGCGAAACCTTGGAAGATCTCGATACTATCCAGCAAGACAACACGACGTCCATCGTCACGTACATACGCAATAGACTTCACGGCACGCGCATCAATGTCATCAACCGGTGGAACTTCTTCCCGAACACTGCATAGCTCACCACGATGAGGAAGTTTAACGATATTTCCTGATTCCCTTTAAGCGTCTCACCTCACTTCCAGAACGTCTTCGAGTCGTGGCTATTATCGTGCAACGTGCAACATCGGAAGACAATTGGTTATTGGGAAAGGATTTCACTACACTACTTGCACTACATGCACTGTCACATCTCACTCAGCTTTCGCACGCACTTTTCGCAACGAAGCACCAAACAAACCTCGCTGCTGGTAGTTTAAAGAATGGAACAACTTTTGCTTCCTAACTTGTGCGTTACACCTTTCAACGTGCAACGTGCATTACCTCATTCGCACGAGCTGAGGCCACTGCCGTAGGGCAACTGGATCAACTTCAAACATTGCCTAACGCGACGCGGTACCACTAAAGGCCAATAGCGCGCTAAAACAAACCAAGAACGTACAAACCTCCAACTGCTCTCTACGTCaacggtgtgtgtttgagagtgtagctttttttttttctttcctttgaaAATTAATGATCGGACAGGTGTATCACGAGGAAGCAATGGCGAATGCACGTGAGATAAAGTAAAGCTACTGGAAAAAGTTGGCCGAACGCAAGGTGTAGGTGGAAGGCAACCATTTTGCTCCGCATCCGGATCGGTTAATATTATCTACGTCATCGTGCCGTTCTGGGGAGGGAGGAAAGAGGTTAGCGGCATTAAGGTAGGAGCAGCATTCCCCACCGTTTCCATTTCAGGTTGCTTTCGGTTGCCCAAGATTTGCCCCTAGGATGCAACTTCTGCTTTGACGCAGAGGGATAGATCTGTTCCGGGAGACCTTCCACCGTGCCACTGCATCATCGTCATGGACATCCGTTTCGTTCGACATCGTACAATGACTTTCTTTCAGATGCGTGGATTCCGTCTTGCAGCAAGATGTGTTCGAAAACTTGGGTCGGTGAGGTTGAAACTGTGGCGTGCACAGGGTACGTCACTAAACAGATGATTTTACGTCAACGAGACGAGATGGAAAGGTTGAATGAGAGTTTGCGTTTAATGCTGTTTTAATCACAGCAGTTAGTACTCGATCTATTTGATGTCCTTATCAGCCACGAACGTCAATCCTAGCAGCAGTGAAAGGGTACGCTTCATTACTTTAATAATCGACCAGCGAGACAAGCAGCTTCGTCTTGCCAATAggattgttttggttttttttttgcttattattgCTTTCTCGCAGTAATGAAGTGCATATTATACGTAAGATGCACATGGAACAGCACATGACCGGGTAGTAAGAAACAAAGAAAGGCAATCAAAAAGGCGTTTTTGTACTCAATAAGACAACTTCAATTGCCACGTTAATAGGCATAAGATAGAGAAGTTTCCTATTGGCAGATTTCGCTACATTACTCAATGTTTTTGTGTCTCAAGTCAAGGAGTTAGAAACACTACTATCCTCTTTAGCATCTGTCTCTATCCTCAACAAGACAGATAGTTCTACAGTACCTTGAATAAATTTTGAGTTtgggaatttatttttgaacatttttttgtctattcTCGGACATTGCTGGCACGCAATTATCATAAAGTTGTATTTCAAGTAGCTTGCTATTGCCTGAGGTCGGGAATTGTAACTCTTAATTAATCAGGTATCAATATTATAGAAACGAGTGCGTTCATGAAACGAGTATGGACAGAACCAGAAGAGACTGCAACATATAGTAAAGGTAAATTAAGCAAGCGGAAACCATCCTTCACAGATAAAGCAATCGTAAATTTAACACAACATTAGACACATATTTTGCTGCACGAAGAATTAAGCGCAGTCAACCAAAAGTTCGTTTGCAAAACCCATAAATGGGTGAGTGCGAACCAAAACGCCCCACATACAGACGAGGTGCAGCACCGTACCTTGCAGCAACTGCGGACGAAATGCAACCTATGCGATGCGGCGTCGATTGGGTTATGTTGGGCGGCAAAAATTTGAATAGCAAAATATGCACGACACGCTTCACGGCCATAAGTATATGTGCCGCCTAATGAGTTAAACATGGCCGGATGGAGGTTTTTGTATGTGCTGGAGAcgttggtggtgatgatgatgatgatgatggcaacaTGATGCCTATCTTTCGCCGATGCGTTCAATGCTCGTTTGAGGGAAAGTTAAGCGAACTCCACCATGCCCTCCCCCAAACACACCACCCATTCTCATGATCCATTTAGTGGTGgagatgaagtttttttttgcgtctgCCAGAGTCCAACTCCAAcacaatgcacaaaaaaaaagaacacacattGACTAATGCAGACAGTTTGAATGAGGAACGATAAGAATATCTGCAAGTTTGCCAACTGCATCTATTTAACGGCGGGATAGCATCAAACGGATGAAAGGTGCGGAACGtgatacacaaaaacaaaatggttggtaaacaaataaacacaaacaataacacCAAAGCAACCATCCCGTGAAGATCGTGCAATAAAATGGTGAAGCACCACAAACAAAGCCCCCGGGTCACCCTTTGAGGGGGCGCACAATCGGTGGATTAGTGATGCGCCAATTCACGCCAGACAAAGGGCCGCAAAATGTGTAGCTGTAGATGGTTTTGGCCGTACTGGATTGGACTCTTTGTGCATGGTCAAACTACTGTTGAAACAGTGAAAAAAGGCAAAGCTATCTTATTTAGCATTCACATACGATTTATTTATAATGAACAGTCAAATTTAGATACATTTTTTCTTGGGCAATGATCCAATGTATaattttagatatttttaaGTGTTTCAGCTCACAGAACCTTGAATATACACTTAATGCAACAATATTTGTGTGGGCTTTCTATTATTCTAGTCTATCTGTTTTAGACATCAGTCTAGTTTATTTTCACCATGCAACACTGTCCGCTT
This Anopheles marshallii chromosome 3, idAnoMarsDA_429_01, whole genome shotgun sequence DNA region includes the following protein-coding sequences:
- the LOC128714436 gene encoding inositol-pentakisphosphate 2-kinase, which gives rise to MGKINASHSSYCYDSMLKRSDDKYLRSCSKVEPIDEQYDDDDDEDEDDERSNEAHRAPDHVAWRAEKLDDLRNTTSGSSDDEQETRTIRYVPDILERIDENRLVYRAEGNANIVLSLSDNKHVLRMRKSNVETRQGKDDSNVDLRRFVIYSKVIANQFSECYVPAPKLAHLNTCNLQVFNERLRYLRPAMRLGKEIRELDGILYPDVAFLPKWLYPARARDISQDPKISSNPPTHYQTYCVEIKPKQGWLAYEFCDNIPLPELTNGGDLRKCRYCLHQYLKLQKKSIAKISKYCPLDLYSGKPVRVLQAVKGLIGAPQNNFKILKNGKVVYDDKREKSMYNRILREMFPRDGRTKDERSTIFINLIKEILLKDFTTNDEHCDRKLLNIKKDRKKKDKNQLHERVCNPVNQQFLPKSCALRQILDVQLLVKSNMSMIDPSILAKSRTDPYSYIDDMYEKFMNYKDGNAQYIDDGRNSTTWAKEPFNTEYLSEEEKYQLGATALDCSIMITFRRLSGDRTEENSLNEAARNHIVSIEGMKFLVNVTITDLDPKSHKHYAKYVEQLAASAVAYREFMSKMRR
- the LOC128715002 gene encoding LOW QUALITY PROTEIN: uncharacterized protein LOC128715002 (The sequence of the model RefSeq protein was modified relative to this genomic sequence to represent the inferred CDS: inserted 1 base in 1 codon; substituted 1 base at 1 genomic stop codon) gives rise to the protein MYRLLSKTSEXHAMATCLXYLFQHIRPARQTNISSANMWYPILWLSVLINIANSVFVVEVNKLFKPCSNPSKPAPFPVDFSKLQIYLTEDEKLVMNGELKFTQNIKQPWGVSVYTFKQDHGEWVPTPYSKHVLNLCMAMHASTEMWYPVTRHMNQTRCPYKQGHVEKFNMIDLGNFGLDEVLAELVGDWRIFVDFSLGAIPHKMQISCLMNEVTILEH